A window from bacterium encodes these proteins:
- a CDS encoding histidine triad nucleotide-binding protein codes for MADCLFCKIVAKEIPATIVFENERLVAFEDIHPQAPTHVQIIPCKHIASTLEVEDEDRELVGEMVQVAAQLARERGFADDGYRLAFNTNPAAGQTVYHIHLHLLGGRSFGWPPG; via the coding sequence ATGGCCGATTGCTTGTTTTGCAAGATTGTTGCGAAGGAGATTCCCGCGACGATCGTTTTCGAGAACGAACGACTCGTCGCTTTCGAGGACATCCATCCGCAGGCGCCCACACACGTCCAGATCATTCCCTGCAAGCACATTGCGTCGACGCTCGAGGTCGAGGATGAGGACAGGGAATTGGTTGGCGAAATGGTTCAGGTGGCTGCACAGCTCGCGCGAGAACGAGGTTTTGCTGACGATGGCTACCGGCTCGCGTTCAATACGAATCCGGCCGCCGGACAGACCGTCTACCACATCCATCTTCATCTTCTGGGCGGTCGCAGCTTTGGCTGGCCGCCCGGGTAA
- a CDS encoding alanine--glyoxylate aminotransferase family protein has translation MNSSTLPERLLLGPGPSNVAQPVLDALAQPMIGHLDPAFLAILDRVQERLREVFRCDSGLALPISGTGSAGMEACLVNLLEPGDSALIAVQGVFGERMVSIVERCGARPIRVEAEMGLDIAPERMIDAIHSHKPDLIGLVHAETSTGVAQEIEPIARAARDSGALVVLDCVTSLTGMDVRFTDWSVDAAYSGTQKCLACPPGLSPVAFGPRALERIDRRRSPVQSWYLDLSLIGRYFGGERVYHHTAPISMIFALDAALERVLDEGLEARFARHRAAHEYLVEGLEELGFRFLVDPHCRLPMLNTVIPPVDDEAALRRKLLQDHGIEIGGGLGKLAGSVWRIGLMGENARTEVVRILLDALRGEL, from the coding sequence ATGAATTCTTCAACCCTTCCCGAACGCCTCCTGCTCGGCCCCGGTCCGAGCAATGTCGCGCAACCCGTACTCGATGCTCTCGCGCAACCGATGATCGGCCACCTTGACCCGGCCTTTCTCGCCATCCTCGATCGCGTGCAGGAGCGTCTGCGCGAAGTTTTCCGCTGCGACTCCGGCCTCGCGCTCCCGATTTCGGGCACCGGCAGCGCCGGCATGGAAGCTTGTCTGGTCAATCTGCTGGAGCCGGGAGACTCGGCGTTGATCGCCGTCCAAGGAGTGTTCGGAGAGCGCATGGTCTCGATCGTCGAGCGCTGCGGCGCGCGGCCCATTCGGGTCGAAGCGGAGATGGGTCTGGACATCGCTCCCGAACGCATGATCGATGCCATTCACTCGCACAAGCCCGACCTGATCGGCCTGGTACACGCAGAGACTTCGACCGGTGTGGCGCAAGAAATCGAACCGATCGCACGGGCCGCGCGGGATTCCGGCGCCCTGGTGGTACTGGATTGCGTGACGTCACTGACCGGCATGGACGTTCGTTTCACAGATTGGAGCGTCGACGCCGCGTATTCCGGTACCCAGAAGTGTCTGGCGTGTCCGCCGGGGCTATCACCGGTCGCCTTCGGTCCGCGGGCGCTCGAGCGCATCGACCGGCGCCGAAGCCCCGTGCAGAGCTGGTACCTGGATCTCAGCCTGATCGGTCGCTACTTCGGCGGCGAACGCGTCTATCACCACACCGCACCCATAAGCATGATCTTCGCGCTCGACGCCGCACTCGAACGCGTGCTCGACGAAGGACTCGAAGCCCGTTTCGCACGACATCGTGCGGCCCATGAGTACCTGGTCGAGGGGCTCGAAGAACTCGGCTTCCGCTTCCTCGTGGATCCCCATTGCCGTCTCCCAATGCTCAACACCGTGATACCGCCGGTGGACGACGAAGCCGCATTGCGGCGAAAGCTACTCCAGGATCACGGCATCGAGATCGGCGGAGGACTGGGAAAGCTGGCGGGGAGTGTATGGAGAATCGGGCTGATGGGAGAGAACGCGAGAACCGAGGTCGTCAGAATTCTCCTGGATGCCCTACGCGGAGAACTCTAG
- a CDS encoding PilT/PilU family type 4a pilus ATPase has protein sequence MDRERLHRLLSLGFEKGASDIHFQVGYLPLYRFNGELVELKYKVLTADDTEAIARHLIEADPGKVFDGQSEIDLAYEIPNEGRFRVNISRERRAHNIVLRVIPLTIKDFEELNLPSIMLEISTVQRGLVLVTGATGMGKSTTLAAMLQEINRRRKCKIVTIEDPVEFIFRHEKAIITQREIKTDTASFPDALHSALRQDPDVIMVGEIRDAETVDTALKAAETGHAVFSSIHTNDVLTTLRRVSSFFPPEEQQQVRERLADNIQAIISLRLLPDKRGTGRVPAVEIMRTTRSIRECMRDPNRAVEIHDLIEKGQSDMQMQTFDQHLLQLYQANKVRLETARDAASNPQDFATKLALEGDSSFDEAVEIGDENRF, from the coding sequence ATGGATCGAGAAAGACTGCATCGACTCCTCAGTCTTGGCTTCGAAAAGGGTGCGTCGGACATCCACTTCCAGGTCGGCTATCTGCCTCTGTACCGCTTCAACGGCGAACTCGTCGAATTGAAGTACAAGGTCCTGACAGCTGACGACACTGAAGCCATTGCCCGCCACTTGATTGAAGCCGACCCCGGCAAAGTCTTCGATGGCCAGAGCGAAATCGACCTCGCCTACGAGATTCCCAACGAAGGCCGGTTTCGCGTCAATATTTCGCGAGAGCGCCGCGCCCATAACATCGTGCTGCGAGTGATCCCGCTGACCATCAAGGATTTCGAAGAACTCAACTTGCCGTCGATCATGCTCGAGATCTCCACGGTGCAGCGAGGCCTCGTACTCGTCACCGGGGCTACTGGCATGGGCAAGAGCACGACGTTGGCCGCAATGCTCCAGGAGATCAACCGCCGGCGCAAGTGCAAGATCGTAACGATCGAAGATCCCGTCGAGTTCATCTTCCGGCACGAGAAAGCGATCATCACCCAGCGGGAGATCAAAACCGACACTGCGAGCTTCCCCGACGCACTGCACTCCGCTCTGCGCCAGGATCCCGACGTGATCATGGTCGGCGAAATCCGCGATGCGGAGACCGTGGACACGGCACTGAAGGCCGCCGAGACCGGACACGCGGTATTCTCGTCGATTCATACCAACGACGTGCTCACTACCCTGCGCCGTGTCTCGAGCTTCTTCCCTCCAGAGGAACAACAGCAGGTCCGAGAGCGCCTCGCCGACAACATCCAGGCGATCATCTCGCTGCGACTTCTGCCCGATAAACGCGGCACGGGACGGGTTCCCGCCGTCGAGATCATGCGCACGACTCGTTCGATTCGCGAGTGCATGCGCGACCCGAATCGCGCTGTCGAGATCCACGATCTCATCGAAAAGGGTCAGTCCGATATGCAGATGCAGACCTTCGACCAGCACCTCCTGCAGTTGTACCAGGCCAACAAGGTGAGGCTCGAAACAGCCCGGGATGCCGCATCAAACCCGCAAGACTTCGCGACCAAGCTGGCTCTCGAGGGCGATTCTTCGTTCGACGAGGCAGTTGAGATCGGCGACGAGAACAGATTCTAG